The sequence ACAGGCCCAGGTGGTGAACCTGCTGGGAGAGCTCAAGGAACAGCTGGGGCTGACCCTGCTCTTCATCTCCCACGATCTGGATGTGGTGGAGTATTTGTGCGACCGCGTGGTGGTGCTGTACCTGGGCCATGTGATGGAGGTGGCACCCACCGAGGCCCTGTATGCCCAGCCGCAACACCCTTATACGCAGGCCTTGCTTGCGGCAGCGCCCCTGCCAGACCCCGCGCAGCGGCGTAGCATTCCGCTGCTGCAAGGCGACTTGCCCAGCCCCGCCAACCCGCCTTCGGGCTGCGTGTTTCGCACGCGTTGTCCAAAGGCCGAGGCCGCCTGCGCCCGTGCCGATATGACGCTGCGTGAGGTGCAGCCGGGGCGGTTGACTGCATGCTGGAAAAATTAAATGCACCCCCTGAGCCGCTTCGCGTCTTCCCCCTCTCTTGCGCTGTGCGCTGGAGGGGGACGGCACCAGCGCGGCGGGGCGGCCCTTGCGCGGCGCCCTGGCGTGTGCTGCGCCAGTTTTGTGCGGCACGCCCTGGTCTTGCTCCCTCGCCCCTTGGGGGAGAGGGGGGGGGGAGGGGGAGCCCGCACAGCGCAACGCTATGGATAACGAATACCGATCAATACCATGACTTCTGATTTTTCAAACCCTTTGCTGGATGCCGCTTGCAAAGGCTTTCCACTGACGGCCCAGCCCTGCCGGGCCAGCGAGATTTCCGCGCGTGGCTGGAATCTGTTTGCGGGCGACTTGCCGCTGCCGCTGGCGGTGTTGCGTCGCTCGGCGCTGGAGCACAACCTGGCCTGGATGCAGGATTTTTCGCAGCGCAAAAACGTGCTGCTGGCGCCGCACGGCAAGACCACCATGTCGCCCGAGTTGTTTGCCCAGCAACTGGCCCAGGGAGCCTGGGGGCTGACCTTTGCCACGGCCTACCAGGCCAGCGTGGGTGTGGCGGCCGGGGCGCGGCGCATCATCATTGCCAACCAGGTGGTGTGTGATGCCGATCTGGATGCACTGGATGCCTTGCTGGCCCGCCATGCCGATTTGCGACTGTGGTTTCTGGTCGACTCGCGCGCCCAATTGGCCTTGATCGCAGATTGGGCGCAGCGCCGGGCCAGCCAGCGCGTGTTTGATGTGCTGCTGGAAATGGGTGTTCCCGGCCAACGCACGGGCTGCCGCAGCCTGGAGCAGGCCGTGGACCTGGCCCAGGCCGTTGCGGCTTCGACGGTGGCGCGGCTGGGTGGCATAGAGTGCTATGAGGGCGGCGTGGCACGCTGCGACAGCGAACATGATGCACGTGAGGTCACGGCCCTGGTGCGCCGCGTGGTGGAGGCTGCGCAGGCCTGCGACGCCCAAGGTCTGTGGGCAAAAGGGGAAGAGCCCGTCTTGCTCACGGCCGGTGGCTCGGCCGTGTTCGATTTGGTCGTGCCCCTGTTGCAAACCCAGAATCTGTCTCGCCCCGTGCACGGCGTGCTGCGCTCGGGTTGCTACATCACCCACGACCATGGCAACTACCAGCGCTTTCTGAAGCTGGTGGAGCAGCGTGAAGGCCTGGATGCCTCGCTGCGCCCCGCGCTCAGCGTGTGGGCCA comes from Comamonas sp. GB3 AK4-5 and encodes:
- a CDS encoding amino acid deaminase, whose protein sequence is MTSDFSNPLLDAACKGFPLTAQPCRASEISARGWNLFAGDLPLPLAVLRRSALEHNLAWMQDFSQRKNVLLAPHGKTTMSPELFAQQLAQGAWGLTFATAYQASVGVAAGARRIIIANQVVCDADLDALDALLARHADLRLWFLVDSRAQLALIADWAQRRASQRVFDVLLEMGVPGQRTGCRSLEQAVDLAQAVAASTVARLGGIECYEGGVARCDSEHDAREVTALVRRVVEAAQACDAQGLWAKGEEPVLLTAGGSAVFDLVVPLLQTQNLSRPVHGVLRSGCYITHDHGNYQRFLKLVEQREGLDASLRPALSVWAMVQSVPEPGLALLTCGRRDISYDLEMPVPVGLARRGERLAQPAPHGWSISALNDQHAYLRFDGQSPPQAWPRVGDLVELGISHPCTTFDKWRWMPVIEDDGAVSGAIHTRF